From a region of the Triticum aestivum cultivar Chinese Spring chromosome 7D, IWGSC CS RefSeq v2.1, whole genome shotgun sequence genome:
- the LOC123171231 gene encoding AT-rich interactive domain-containing protein 6-like — protein MNDQNHLQPAPVRKDEEESSLLKISSHSLMFYNAHSDEDSGTEEEQDNFMNELERFHKDNSMEFRPPKFYGEGLNYLKLWKKVKKLGGYKQVTLSRKWRQVGESFKPPKTCTNVSWSFHNFYKKVQGHSIYLDKAKCFGNRVSLKRKTVSTIEDDKDLQHRVDNIQSNSTIIDMGSRADWVKINVLISKYQYQVYALVPGLLREELQVLSDPIGRLIITGEPTQLDNPWGVTRFQKVIHLPSRIDPNTTLANLGQYGRLYVCGAFEKSSS, from the exons ATGAATGATCAAaatcatcttcaacctgcaccggTTAGGAAAGATGAGGAGGAAAGTTCGTTGTTAAAGATCTCAAGCCATTCGCTGATGTTTTACAACGCCCATAGTGATGAGGACTCTGGTACTGAGGAAGAGCAGGATAATTTCATGAACGAACTTGAACGATTCCACAAGGATAATTCAATGGAATTCAGGCCCCCAAAGTTCTATGGTGAAGGGTTGAATTACCTTAA GTTGTGGAAAAAGGTGAAGAAATTGGGTGGGTATAAACAG GTAACATTAAGCAGAAAGTGGCGCCAAGTGGGAGAGTCTTTTAAACCACCAAA GACATGCACAAATGTTTCATGGTCCTTTCATAACTTCTACAAGAAG GTTCAAGGTCATTCCATCTACCTCGACAAAGCAAAATGCTTCGGGAACAGAG TTTCACTGAAGAGGAAAACGGTGTCAACCATCGAAGATGATAAAGACTTACAACACAGAGTTGATAATATACA AAGTAACTCAACAATCATCGATATGGGATCTCGAGCTGATTGGGTGAAGATAAATGTTCTTATATCT AAATATCAGTATCAAGTATATGCATTAGTTCCTGGCCTTCTACGTGAAGAG CTTCAAGTTCTTTCAGATCCCATTGGTCGTTTAATCATTACTGGAGAGCCTACACAACTAGACAATCCATGGGGCGTTACTCGCTTCCAGAAG GTAATTCACTTGCCCTCTCGCATCGACCCCAACACAACCTTGGCAAATCTTGGCCAGTATGGGCGTTTATATGTTTGTGGCGCATTTGAGAAGTCATCATCGTAA